The Enterobacter kobei genome has a segment encoding these proteins:
- the cybB gene encoding cytochrome b561: protein MRTKYSSLQIAIHWLVFLLVVVAYCAMEFRGFFPRTDRPVINMIHVSCGISVLVLMVARLLIRLKYPAPPIQPKPKAMITGMSHLGHLIVYLLFIALPLIGIVMMYNRGNDWFAFGLLMPHAAEGNFDLVDMLKEWHETLANLGYFVIGLHAAAALMHHYFWKDNTLLRMMPKKRQ, encoded by the coding sequence ATGCGTACTAAATATTCAAGCCTGCAGATTGCGATTCACTGGCTGGTGTTTTTGTTAGTTGTCGTCGCCTACTGCGCGATGGAGTTTAGAGGCTTTTTCCCGCGTACCGATCGCCCGGTGATAAACATGATCCACGTCTCCTGCGGGATCTCGGTGCTGGTGCTGATGGTGGCGAGATTGCTCATCCGCCTTAAATATCCCGCACCGCCTATTCAGCCGAAACCCAAAGCGATGATCACCGGTATGTCGCACCTTGGGCATCTCATCGTTTATCTGCTGTTTATTGCGCTGCCGCTGATTGGCATTGTGATGATGTATAACCGCGGAAACGACTGGTTTGCCTTTGGCCTGCTGATGCCGCATGCGGCGGAAGGGAATTTTGATCTGGTGGATATGCTGAAGGAGTGGCACGAGACGCTCGCCAATCTCGGCTATTTCGTGATTGGTCTGCACGCGGCGGCGGCGCTAATGCATCACTATTTCTGGAAAGACAATACGCTGCTGCGCATGATGCCGAAAAAGCGTCAGTAG
- a CDS encoding oxidoreductase: protein MSKVQTINIALIGYGFVGKTFHAPLIQSVDGLRLAVVSSRDEEKVKRDLPDVLVVATPEEAIQHPDIDVVVIASPNATHAPLATLALNAGKHVVVDKPFTLDMKEARDLIALADEKQLLLSVFHNRRWDSDFLGIKQIIAQGTLGKVKHLESHIDRFRPEVRVRWREQNVPGSGLWFDLGPHLIDQTLQLFGLPESVQGNIATLREGAEIDDWAHVVLNYPAHKVILHASMLVAGGTARFTVHGDKGSVVKARIDQQEAQLLAGVIPGSETWGEDSDSMVFFGADGATQTVVTPKGDQRQYYIHVRDALRGEIPHPVHPVEALAVMAVLEAAVKSSETGTTQTLALTAEERALLG, encoded by the coding sequence ATGAGTAAAGTTCAAACAATCAACATTGCGCTGATCGGGTATGGATTTGTGGGTAAAACCTTCCATGCTCCGCTGATCCAGTCCGTGGACGGGCTTAGGCTGGCGGTGGTCTCTTCCCGTGATGAAGAGAAGGTAAAACGCGATCTTCCGGATGTGCTCGTGGTCGCGACACCGGAAGAGGCTATTCAGCATCCTGATATCGACGTGGTGGTGATTGCCTCGCCTAACGCCACTCACGCCCCGCTGGCTACGCTAGCCCTGAACGCCGGGAAACATGTCGTCGTGGATAAGCCTTTTACCCTCGACATGAAGGAAGCCCGCGACCTGATCGCGCTGGCGGATGAAAAACAGCTCCTGCTCTCTGTTTTTCATAACCGCCGCTGGGACAGCGATTTCCTCGGCATTAAACAGATTATTGCGCAAGGCACGCTCGGCAAGGTCAAGCACCTGGAGTCGCATATTGATCGCTTCCGTCCGGAAGTCCGCGTGCGCTGGCGCGAGCAGAACGTTCCCGGTAGCGGTCTGTGGTTTGACCTAGGGCCGCACCTGATCGACCAGACGCTACAGCTGTTTGGCCTGCCTGAGTCGGTTCAGGGGAATATCGCGACGCTGCGTGAGGGTGCGGAGATCGACGACTGGGCGCATGTGGTTTTAAATTACCCGGCGCACAAGGTTATTCTGCACGCCAGCATGCTGGTCGCTGGCGGGACGGCGCGCTTTACCGTTCACGGGGATAAAGGCAGCGTGGTGAAGGCCAGAATCGATCAGCAGGAAGCACAACTGCTTGCGGGTGTGATCCCCGGCAGCGAAACCTGGGGAGAAGACAGCGACAGCATGGTGTTCTTCGGGGCAGACGGTGCAACGCAGACGGTTGTCACGCCGAAAGGCGACCAGCGCCAGTATTACATCCACGTGCGTGATGCGCTGCGCGGGGAAATCCCCCATCCCGTTCACCCTGTCGAGGCGTTAGCGGTCATGGCTGTGCTGGAAGCGGCGGTGAAATCATCAGAGACCGGGACGACGCAGACGCTGGCGTTAACGGCTGAAGAGCGTGCGCTGCTGGGTTAA
- a CDS encoding DeoR/GlpR family DNA-binding transcription regulator, which translates to MHKTARQRYVLDILSDQGQASITELAEKLQVSADTIRRDLTDLENQGLAQKNHGGAIALNLSAMNRQGRNTLLPETKQRLGKQVAQAVPAGSTLFLDAGSTVMAVAIFLQGPHTVITTSLDIAQHFSDREDIDLILLGGKWDPKQRLFAGSATLSLLSRYRADIAILGACAIHAELGLSAGKEADAEVKRAMLAASHEHWIVADHLKVNRCEPYLVSGLSDIHQLFLDRPWPELGDPGALQVTVCAQ; encoded by the coding sequence ATGCACAAGACCGCACGTCAACGTTATGTCCTTGATATTTTGAGCGATCAAGGTCAGGCCAGCATTACTGAGCTGGCAGAAAAGCTGCAGGTTTCAGCAGATACCATCCGTCGGGATCTCACCGACCTGGAAAATCAGGGGCTTGCCCAGAAGAACCACGGTGGCGCTATCGCCCTTAATCTTTCCGCCATGAATCGTCAGGGCCGCAACACGCTGCTGCCTGAAACCAAGCAACGCCTGGGGAAACAGGTCGCGCAGGCGGTTCCAGCCGGTTCTACCCTCTTTCTGGATGCCGGCAGCACGGTGATGGCCGTCGCGATCTTTCTTCAGGGGCCTCACACCGTGATCACCACTTCGCTGGACATCGCCCAGCATTTTAGCGACCGGGAAGACATTGATCTGATCCTGCTCGGCGGGAAATGGGACCCGAAACAGCGCCTGTTTGCCGGAAGCGCCACGTTGTCGTTGCTCTCCCGCTATCGGGCAGATATCGCCATTCTTGGGGCGTGCGCCATTCATGCCGAACTCGGCCTGAGTGCCGGTAAAGAGGCCGATGCTGAGGTGAAACGTGCGATGCTCGCTGCAAGCCATGAACACTGGATCGTGGCCGACCATCTGAAAGTTAACCGCTGTGAACCGTATCTGGTTTCGGGGTTATCCGACATTCATCAACTCTTTTTAGATCGTCCCTGGCCTGAGCTTGGGGACCCTGGCGCATTACAGGTCACCGTATGCGCGCAATAA
- a CDS encoding TolC family outer membrane protein codes for MTILRKPMLRRFTTALALISFAINTAYANSHQAGIAAVAKTTLKESILFAIDRDPSISQQAAQLGIGQAQIDEARSGWMPQIALNGSTGHSQTTDSSGSLKNSAAWGISLTQLLYDFGKTNNSISQSSAQRDSYRYQLMSTLSDVAEKTALSYVEVKRYSDLLQAAKDNVQALKNVEQLAKLRADAGVSSTSDELQTRTRIAGMQATVAQYNAALNSARARLAVLTGMQADAYSPVPSNLAVEPDSLNRIDYSLIPTVLAAQNRERSAQYGVETAKSQHWPTLSLKGGRTRYESDNRSYWDDQIQLNIDAPLYQGGAVSARVRQAEGARAMASSMVDQARFDVLQKASVAQADWTGARGRMEAGKLQLENALRARDVYKNEYTLSKRSINDLLSVEQDVWQATSAKIIAEYDGWSSAINYASAVDNLMSLIGIEKNAAAKLPDLS; via the coding sequence ATGACGATATTGCGAAAGCCTATGTTACGCCGATTTACAACAGCACTGGCATTAATTTCATTCGCCATAAATACGGCTTATGCCAATAGTCACCAGGCAGGGATTGCCGCAGTGGCAAAGACGACCTTAAAAGAAAGTATTCTTTTTGCTATCGATCGCGATCCCTCAATTAGTCAGCAGGCCGCGCAATTAGGTATTGGTCAGGCGCAAATAGATGAAGCGCGTAGCGGCTGGATGCCACAAATCGCGTTGAACGGGAGCACGGGTCATAGCCAGACCACCGATTCCAGCGGATCGCTGAAGAATTCTGCGGCCTGGGGGATTAGCCTGACCCAGCTGCTGTACGATTTCGGGAAAACCAATAACAGCATCAGCCAGTCTTCCGCCCAGCGCGATAGTTACCGCTACCAGCTGATGAGTACGCTCTCTGATGTGGCGGAGAAAACGGCACTCAGCTACGTGGAAGTTAAACGCTATTCCGATCTGCTCCAGGCGGCAAAGGACAACGTTCAGGCGCTTAAAAATGTTGAGCAACTGGCAAAACTGCGTGCGGATGCAGGGGTGAGCTCCACCTCCGATGAACTGCAGACACGCACGCGTATTGCTGGCATGCAGGCAACGGTCGCGCAGTATAACGCCGCCTTAAACAGCGCCCGCGCAAGGCTTGCGGTCTTAACCGGGATGCAGGCTGACGCTTATTCGCCCGTGCCTTCGAACCTCGCCGTTGAGCCTGATTCGCTTAACCGCATTGATTATTCCTTGATACCCACGGTGTTAGCGGCGCAGAACCGGGAGCGTTCGGCCCAGTACGGCGTGGAAACGGCGAAGTCCCAGCACTGGCCGACCTTAAGCCTGAAGGGGGGGCGTACCCGTTATGAGTCGGACAACCGTTCTTACTGGGACGACCAGATCCAGCTCAATATTGATGCACCGCTTTATCAGGGCGGCGCGGTCTCCGCACGTGTGCGTCAGGCAGAAGGCGCACGGGCTATGGCCTCTTCTATGGTTGATCAGGCGCGCTTCGATGTTCTGCAAAAAGCCTCCGTTGCGCAGGCTGACTGGACCGGTGCACGGGGAAGAATGGAAGCCGGTAAGCTGCAGCTGGAAAATGCGCTGCGTGCCCGTGATGTTTATAAAAATGAATACACCCTGAGCAAGCGGAGTATTAATGATTTGCTCAGCGTTGAGCAGGATGTCTGGCAGGCCACGTCGGCAAAAATAATCGCTGAGTATGATGGGTGGAGTTCGGCAATTAATTATGCTTCCGCGGTTGATAATTTAATGTCGCTTATTGGAATAGAGAAAAACGCTGCCGCAAAATTACCCGATTTGAGTTAA